In the genome of Actinomadura luzonensis, the window CAGCATCCACAGCAGGTCGGAGCAGGGGCCGAGGGCCGGGTCGGCGCGCAGGTCCAGCAGGGCCCGCTGGATCGTGCGCTTGTCCAGGTCGAGGCCGAGCGGGGCGAGCCGGTCGTGGACGTTCCTGGCCAGCGGGGGCAGCGCGTCGTAGCCGACCTCGCCGACGCGGTCGCCGCCGAGCAGGATCTCGCACAGCCGCCGCACGTCCCTGCGGCCGGGGACGGCGTCCTTCTCGATGCAGGTGACGGCCGCGTCCTGGAAGTCGTACGGGGTGGGCCGGGCCCGGCCGCGCAGGCCGGCCAGCAGGATCGAGGTCTCGAACACCGCGATCGCGTCGGCCGTGCTGGCGAGGTAGCCGTTGCGGCGGGCCAGCCGGACGATGTCCACGCACCAGCCGAGCAGTTCGTCCTCGTCGAGCGCGTCGAGCGCGGGCGGCACGGACAGGAAGCCGGTGAGCTCATCGGCGATCGACTCACCGGCCTGCGGAGGGGCGGGCTTGGGGGTGGCGGGCTTCCGGGTGGCGGGGCCGCGTCCGGCGCCCTTCTGGCCGGTGAGCCGGAACGGGGTCAGCCGGTCGCGCCTGACCGCCTTCGCCCAGGTGGCCGCCGCGATCGACACCGACCCCGAGGCCAGCCCGAACTGCGCCTCGATGGCCGAGTGGCTGGACGGGATCAGCCCGTACAGCCAGGTCGTGCCGGTGCGCGGGCTGATCTCGAACGGCGCCGCCGAGCGCACCCCGAACTGCTCGACCCGGCTCGCCGCGTGGAAGGCGCCGCACACGTACAGGCAGTCGGCGGGGTCGGCGCCGGTGGCGGCCAGGTGCTCGCGCATCCGGGTCCACATGTGGCGCTCGCGGTCCTCGTCGACGGCGAGGCGGGCCGGGTCGCGGCTCAGGCGCCGGAACAGGCTGCCGATCAGCACCATCACCTGCCGGTAGGTGGCGTAGCCGGCGCCGGACAGCGGCTGCTCGACGTACTGGTCCCACCACTCCGACCAGTGGCGCACCTTGCCGTGGTGCAGCAGGTGCTCCTCCAGCTCGGCGAAGCGGGGCCGCAGGTCGCCGATCTCGACGCCCACCGCGTCGCCGTGCAGCCCGGCCTCCTCGCCGTGCTCCCGCTGCCGCTCCTCCTCCCGCGCCCACTGGAAGACGTGGTCGGTCGAGCGGTCGACCAGCACCAGCTCGACGCCGGGCGTCTCCAGCGCGTACGCGATCGCCTGGTACTCGGCTGACGCCTCGGTGACCGGCGCGACCACGCTGAGCGGCGCCCACTCCTTGGGGAAGCCGTCGAGGTCGGTCGCGAACGCCTGCACCGCGACCGGCAGCCGGCAGTTGCGCAGCTCGGTGAGCAGCGGCTGGAGGTCTTCGCACAGCTCCAGGTAGATGACCTTCGGCTGCTTCTCGCGCAGCCTGCGCACCATCGCCAGCGCCGAGGCGGGGGAGTGGTGGCAGACCGGGAAGATCTCCAGCTCCTCGCGCAGCGCCCGGTCCACGTCGTCGACCATGCCGGTGAGGACGCCGGACACGGCGTCGCCGCCGAAGTCGCGCGCCGCCCGCGCGAGCTGCTCCCGCAGCGGGTCGAACGTGCCGCCGATCATGGAAGGGCCGCTCATGGAGGAGCCGCTCATGACAGGGTCGCGATGGCCTCGCGGCCGCCGTCGAGGAACTCCTGCCACGGCCCGCCGTCCTTCTTGCCGCGCGGCTCGACGACGCCGTGCCAGTACTTGTTGAGTATCGCCAGGTCCTCAGGGCTGCGCCGGGCCAGCGAGCCGACCAGCGAGCCGGCGAGCGTCTGCGCCCGCAGCACCCGGTCGCCGAAGAAGTGGCTGTGCAGGATCGCGTCCTCCAGCACGCCGATCTGCTCGGCCGTGGACAGCGCCGACTCCAGCCGCTCGTCGTCGCTGGTCGCCGAGGCCGCCGCCGAGCGCAGGTCGGCGAAGCTCTGCAGCAGGATGTCCAGCAGCGTCGGCGGCAGGTCCAGCTCGATCCGGTGCCGCCGCAGCAGCTCCTCGGTACGGAAGCGGACGATCTCCGCCTCGCTCTTCTTGTTCGTCACGACCGGGATGCGCACGAAGTTGAAGCGGCGCTTCAGCGCGGACGACAGGTCGTTGACGCCCCGGTCGCGGCTGTTGGCGGTGGCGATGACGGAGAAGCCGGGCTGCGCGAAGACGATGTTGTCGTCGTCCAGCTCGGGGATGGAGACGTACTTCTCCGACAGGATCGAGATCAGCGCGTCCTGGACGTCGCTGGTGGAGCGGGTCAGCTCCTCGAAGCGGCCGATCACGCCCCGCTCCATCGCCGTCATGATCGGCGAGGGGATCATGGACGCGCGCGACTGGCCCTTGGCGATCACCATGGACACGTTCCACGAGTACTTGATGTGGTCCTCGGTGGTGCCGGCGGTGCCCTGCACCACGAGCGTGGAGTTGCGGCAGATGGCCGCCGCCAGCAGCTCGGCCAGCCAGCTCTTGCCGGTGCCCGGGTCGCCGATCAGCAGCAGGCCCCGGTCGGAGGCGAGGGTCACGATGCTCCGCTCCACGAAGCTCCGGTCGCCGAACCACTTCTGCGAGATCTCCCGGTCGAGCCCGTCGGCGCGCTCGGAGCCGAGCACGAACAGCCGGACCATGCGGGGGCTGAGCCGCCACGAGAACGGCTTCGGGCCGTCGTCGACCGACTCCAGGTAGTCGAGCTCGTCGGCGTACTTGACCTCTGCGGGGGCGCGCAGCATGTCACTCATCAGCGGGTCTCCTAGGTGAGGAAGTTCTTGAGCTCGAGGACGAGCTTGCGGATGTGGCCGGACAGGACGGGGGTGCCCAGGTCCTTGAGCTTCTGGCGGTACCAGGGGTCGACGCTCTGGTGGCCGGAGCTGTTGACCGAGCCGACGGGGATGAACTTCACCCCCGAGCGGTGGATCGCCTCGAAGTCGGTGATCAGCGACCGGTTGTCGTAGAAGTCGGAGATCCACACCATCACGGTGTTGCGCGGGTCGGCGATCTTGGGCCGGGCCAGCGCCATCGCGACCGTGCCGTCGGTGCCGCCGCCGAGCGTGGTGCGCAGCAGCACCTCGAACGGGTCGGCCACCCACGGGGTCAGGTCGAGCGCCCTGGTGTCGTAGGCGACGAGGTGCACGTCGACCTTGGGCAGCCCGGCGAAGATGGACGCCAGGATCGTGCAGTTGACCATCGCGTCCACCATCGAGCCGGACTGGTCGACGACCACGATCAGCCGGGCCGGCGTGGTGCGGCGCGCGGTGTGCTTGTAGAACAGCCGGTCCACGTAGAGCCGCTGGTCCTCCGGGCTCCAGTTGGTGAGGTTCTTCCAGATCGTCCGGTCGAGGTCGAGGTTGCGGAACACCCGCTTCGGCGGCACCGACCGGTCGATG includes:
- a CDS encoding DUF5682 family protein, yielding MSGSSMSGPSMIGGTFDPLREQLARAARDFGGDAVSGVLTGMVDDVDRALREELEIFPVCHHSPASALAMVRRLREKQPKVIYLELCEDLQPLLTELRNCRLPVAVQAFATDLDGFPKEWAPLSVVAPVTEASAEYQAIAYALETPGVELVLVDRSTDHVFQWAREEERQREHGEEAGLHGDAVGVEIGDLRPRFAELEEHLLHHGKVRHWSEWWDQYVEQPLSGAGYATYRQVMVLIGSLFRRLSRDPARLAVDEDRERHMWTRMREHLAATGADPADCLYVCGAFHAASRVEQFGVRSAAPFEISPRTGTTWLYGLIPSSHSAIEAQFGLASGSVSIAAATWAKAVRRDRLTPFRLTGQKGAGRGPATRKPATPKPAPPQAGESIADELTGFLSVPPALDALDEDELLGWCVDIVRLARRNGYLASTADAIAVFETSILLAGLRGRARPTPYDFQDAAVTCIEKDAVPGRRDVRRLCEILLGGDRVGEVGYDALPPLARNVHDRLAPLGLDLDKRTIQRALLDLRADPALGPCSDLLWMLRYLLPPDAVRPIMGERRLGERAIQESWDLAFGKHQRALIELGYEGVTVEQVLEQRLRRQVWDPKATAAVALAAVEDAVLYLGSRRFADELGARAVELLAGERSVDDAPEVLRRIRRLLAYYRAGEPALPAWCEEFATAGYAHYCTLLPTAFDDDDTGVRQVGAMLGFLFSMESLALALGCDRAQLELAVRQSHPEAPAKVALLWAARTQLGLMTVADLRQRCDDLLGNPLVVPAFPQYIMGFVQAMEPVPALSGFVVEVISKAFGRLPDAVLLPWLPRLITTLKDEAGELMPALVREAGRTFPATLAAVDSFTPPWTSRSTGDRTAGAVAAGGPGAGSAGAAGTGGAGADAPGAGARRAAAGPVPELLFAHRATCDAVAALLGCAGDWQPPGSPASEATDPSGAPGPSGGAGPSGGADPSVTAAATLLTTHPEPALALATLLT
- a CDS encoding ATP-binding protein gives rise to the protein MMSDMLRAPAEVKYADELDYLESVDDGPKPFSWRLSPRMVRLFVLGSERADGLDREISQKWFGDRSFVERSIVTLASDRGLLLIGDPGTGKSWLAELLAAAICRNSTLVVQGTAGTTEDHIKYSWNVSMVIAKGQSRASMIPSPIMTAMERGVIGRFEELTRSTSDVQDALISILSEKYVSIPELDDDNIVFAQPGFSVIATANSRDRGVNDLSSALKRRFNFVRIPVVTNKKSEAEIVRFRTEELLRRHRIELDLPPTLLDILLQSFADLRSAAASATSDDERLESALSTAEQIGVLEDAILHSHFFGDRVLRAQTLAGSLVGSLARRSPEDLAILNKYWHGVVEPRGKKDGGPWQEFLDGGREAIATLS